The stretch of DNA GCTACAGGGGTTGCCTCAGGGTCTTGGGATCAACGCCCCCGGCACCTGGATCACCCGGCTCGCCAAACGATGCCCGGCCTGCGCCGCCTGCTGCGGATTGCCGCCCTTTAGTCGACACGCCAGATACGCCGCACTGAACGAATCCCCCGCCGCCGTGGTGTCCACCACCTGCTCCACCCGCTGCGCCGGCACCTCGAACGACTCGCCGCCACAGCGGATCAGGCACGCTTCGGCGCCCCGCTTGAGCACCACTTCCGGGGTGTCCGCGTAGGCCGCCAATACCGCCTGACTGTCGGCATAACCGAACAGCGCCTGCTCGTCATCCACCGTCAGCAGCGCCAGATCGACATAGGCCAGCGCCTCGCGATAAGCCGCCTGCGCCTGCTCCACCGAGGCCCAGAGCCGTGGCCGGTAGTTGTTATCGAAGACGATCTGCGCCCCACGCTTGCGTGCTTCAACCAAGGTCTCGATCAGCTTCTTGCGCCCCAACTCACCGAGCACCGCCAGGGTGATGCCGCTGAAATACAGCACCGCGTAGGCCGGCAGCGCCGCGAGGATCGGCTCGGCCGCGGGGGTGGTGAAACAGTCGCGCACCGCCGCTTCGTTGCGCCAGTAAAGAAAGCGCCGCTCGCCCTTGGCGTCGGTCTGGATGCAATACAACCCGGGCAAGCGCCCCGGCAGGCGCTGGACCATGCCCAGGCCGATGCCTTCCTCGGCCCAGCTGTAGCACATGGCGTCGCTGAAGCTGTCGTCACCGAGGGCGGTGACATAGTCGACATGGGCGCCCTCGCCCAGTTCACGGGCCAGGTACACCGCGGTGTTCAGGGTATCGCCGCCGAAGCTCTGTTGCAGGCTGCCGTCGGCGCGGTGTTGCAGTTCGATCATGCATTCGCCGATCAGGGCGATGCGTTTCCCGGTGCTGGAAGTGTTCATGGAGGTGTCTCTGACGATTTTTTATTGTTGGAAAGGACGTCATCGCGGGCAAGCCCCGCTCCTACGGAAATCTGTAGGAGCGAGGCTTGCCCGCGATCACCTGCGCAGCAGGTGCCAGCCCCACCCTAGAAACAGGTCTCCATGCTCTCCAGCACATCCAGCCACTCATCCACCAGCAATCCGGTGCGCCACTTATCAAAGGTCAAACACGGGTGCGAAGTACCAAAAGCAATAATGTCCCCCACCCGCAACTCAACCCCCGGCGCCACCGTCATGAACGCATGCTGGTCCATCACCGCCGTGACCTTGCAGGCACTGACATCATCGCCCCTGGCCGGCAGCACGCCCTGCTTGTAGCGCAGCAACGGCACCGGCAAGCCGGCGTCATAGGCCACGTCGCGCTTGCCCAGGGCGATCACCGCGAACCCCGGCTCCGGCAGGGACTGCACATGGGCCCAGACTTCCAGCGCCGGGCGCAGGCCTTCGTGCAGGTCGCTGCGCCGGTCGAGCACGCAGCACTGCGCCTCTTTATAGATGCCATGGTCGTGGGCCACGTAACTGCCGGGGCGCAGCACGCTGAGGAAACGCCCCTGGGCGTTCTGCGCCTCGAAGGACTCGGCGATCAGGTCATACCAGGCCGACCCCGAGGCGGTGATGATCGGCTTATCGATGGCGAACAGCCCGTCGTCCTGCAACTGCACCGCCAGGCGCACCAGGGACCCGGCAAACTCCCGAATGCCACTCACCGCGTGATCGCCATGGATCACCCCTTCGTAGCCCTCGATGCCGCACAAGGCCAGGGCCGGTTGCGCCTGGATCGCCTGCGCCAGCGCCAGTACTTCCTGCTCGCTGCGGCAACCACAACGGCCACCGACCACGCCGTACTCGATCATCACGTTCAGGCGCACCCCGCGCGCGGCGAAGAATTGCCCGAGGTCGGCGACGTTGTCCGGGTGATCGACCATGCAATAGAAGTCGAACGTCGGGTCGGCCAGCAGCTCGGCGATCAGCCCCATGTTCGGCGTACCCACCAGCTGGTTGGCCATCAGCACCCGGCGCACACCGTGAGCATAGGCCGCGCGGGTCTGCACCGCGGTAGCCAGGGTGATACCCCAGGCACCCGCCTCCAGCTGCCGACGGAACAGCGCCGGGGTCATGCTGGTCTTGCCGTGGGGCGCCAGCTCGGCGCCGCTGTCGCTGACGAACTTCTGCATCCAGCGGATGTTGTGTTCCAGCGCCGCGCGGTGCAGCACCAGGGCCGGCAGGCTGACATCGCGCACCAGGCTGACACCCGGTTGGGCGGCGCCCTTTTCCACCGCGGCATTGATCAAGGCAGAAGACATATTCGAACTCCTTACGGCGCAGCCACAGGGGCTGGCATTAGTCGTTGATGCGACGGGCCAGGCGATTCGCGCTGTCGATCAGCACCCGGCGGTAGTCGGCGTAATGGTTCTGGGCATCGGCCCGTGGCGCGACGATGCACAGGGTGCAGATGCACACCCCGCGCTCGTCCCGCACCGGGGCAGCGAAGCAATGGGTAAAGGTGTCGGCCACGCTGTCGAAGGAGAAGAAACCGTCCTGCGTGGCCTGGCGGATTTCCTTCAAGAAGGTCGCCACAGGCAGACGCTCCCCGTCAGGGAGAATGAAGTCGCGCTCGTCGATCAACTCGACGATCTGCTCATCGCTCAAATGCCCCAGCAGCAGCCGCCCGGAAGCGGTCCAGGGAATCGGCGCGTTCTCGCCGATATTCGAGGAAATGCGAAAATGCCGCTCGCCCTCCTTCATCAGTGCCACCGTGTATTTGCGCCCGTTGAGCAGGCACATCTGCGCGGTCTCGCGGGTCTGGCTGACGATCTCCTGCAAGGCCGAGTCGGCCTCGCGGGTCAGGTCGAAATGGCGCAGATGGGCCTGACCCAGGAAGTACAGCTGACGCCCCAGGTACACATGCCCATCCTGCCCCACCGGCTCCAGAACCCGCCGCTCCAGCAAGGACGCCACCAGCTCGTACACCGTGGACTTGGGGCTGCCGATCCCCTTGGCGATATCGTGGGGCCGCAGCGGCTGGCCGATCTCCTTGAGGAAATCGAGAATATCGAACGCCCGGTCCAGCCCCTTGGCCCGGCGCTTGATGGTGTCTTCGGTCATGTCTGTGCCTTTTGCAAAAAACTGCGAAATTTCCGGCGCCCCAAAACCCCGGCATTGCCCCTATCCCCGTAGCCGCTGCCGAGCCCGCGAGGCTGCGATCGACCGCAACGCGGGCGCAGGCTCTTGAGATCGTCGCGCCCCCTGCGGGGTCGATCGCAGCCTCGCCAAAGCTCGGCAGCGGCTACAACGAACCCGCCCCTGTAGGAGCGAGTTTGCTTGTGATCAGCGGCCTACAGCCCTACTTCTTCTTGTAAGCCACACAATCAATCTCAACCTTGCAATCCACCATCATGCTGGCCTGCACACAGGCCCGCGCCGGCGCATGCTCCGGCTTGAAATACTCACCGAACACCTTGTTGAAACTCCAGAAATCCCGCGGATCCTCCAACCACACCCCAACCCGCACCACATCCTCCAGCCCGTACCCCGCCTCCTCCAGAATCGCCACCACATTGCGCATCGTCTGATGGGTCTGCTCAACGATCCCGCCATGAATAATTTCACCATCCAGTGCCGGCACCTGACCGGACACATACAACCAGCCATCGGCCTCAACGGCACGAGCGAAAGGACGAGGCTGGCCACCGCCGGCGGTGCTGCCGGTGCCGTAGCGGGTGATGCTCATAAGAAGTTCTCCTGAATGGACGAATGAAAGTTACCCGCAAAAAATTTTGAAATGCCGCGTCGCATAGCTGCTACCAGCCCTTCAAAACCTACATCTGCTATCCGACTGGCCGTCGCTGTCTAAGCGGCATCTCTGGAGGAGGCTAGCGCCCGAAAACACGCCCCATATCGCAAGAAATCATGGAGAACGATTAAAGCTCCAGCCAACCAAAATTCCGTTATAACAGACAAGAATTCGCAACAACAGAATAGATGACATGAAGTTTGCCATAGCGAGAGAGGAGATAAAAGAGGAGTCAGAAAGTTTTTAAAAGCCGAGAGGATAGAGGGTGTGGATCAAGATCTAAAGATGTGGCTAAAGTGATAAAACGGCAACGAAAGCCGAGCGAATTAAAACAGTGCGCAAACCTAAATTTACGCACCACCACTACAAAAAATCATCTACTAGGACTTAAAATCAGACAAACTCCCAAACTGCATACTCAATTATCTTTGCCCTTGGAGAACTCTGCTTCATATTAGTCAATAGCAAAATATCAGCTTCAACAAACTCCCTTTTCCTCAAGAGCTTCTCCTTTCGCGAACTAAAATCATTCAAGCGTGAATTAAGCTCTCCCAGACGAGCCTCAGCCTCAGCGACAATCTCACTCGCAGTATTCAATGCGATCCCATAATCCCAATCAGAGGAAAAAACTTTCTTAAAAACCTCCCTCCTCTCTGACTGCAATTCATGGAATTTAACAAATGACTCTACCGCTTGTTTTTCACTTTCAAGATAAGCAATTTCCTCTAGGGTTCCCCGAAGAAGATGCTCTATCTTTCCAAGCTCTTCCTTAGCGGAAATGATCATATTCTCAACAGCAGGAACATTGACCCCAAAAGTTGATCCCATAATAGTTACCCCTTTTTTTCAAAATCAACAACCGGATACAAATCACTTGACAGCCAAACCAATAGCTTTACAAGAATTCATCCTAGCCCTCAAAAGAGCTAGAAAAACTCCTGCACGGTTATATGACATTTATGCATATGCACTCAAGCTATTCACAATTAACCTCTACCTCACGACCAGTCGTCCCACGCTCACCCTTAGCGAGCTAAGGGGAATGGCGCGCAGCGCCCCTCGACGCAGTCGAGGACATCGTATGGAGGTTGAAGCGAAGCCAACCGGAGAGCGATGCCCCCTGAGGGACACTGGAGAGAAAGCCATACGCAGGGGCAAGCCCTTTTGGTTACTTTTGGCTGGGCCGGCATTCCGGGCGTTTGGTAAAAGTGCCCCGCCATAAGGGCGAAACCATAAACCGCCGTGACCGAAGGAATGGATATGTGTCGATTGAAAACTGACCCAGGGCGGATTGCTGATTTTGGCATCAGCAATTGTGGACAAGCTTAGCAGTCGTGCCCTGGCGGGCGAGGCATCAAGCCCCACCGCATGTAGGCATGCGGCAGGTATTTTCGGTGCAGATCAAAACGGCTCATCGTCCTCGCTACCGTCATCGTCCTTGCGCTTTCGTTCACGTGATTTGAGCTTTGTCTGGGCGACCAAGCTGCTGTGTTGCAGGCGGTAGGACTCGTTGCCCGTTTCGACGATGCGGCAGTGGTGTCAGCCGATTCAGCAACACCGTGGTCATCTTGTTAAGGTTGCACGCCTAATGTGAACCCACCTGCGGCCGATAGCATGC from Pseudomonas chlororaphis subsp. chlororaphis encodes:
- a CDS encoding IclR family transcriptional regulator — its product is MTEDTIKRRAKGLDRAFDILDFLKEIGQPLRPHDIAKGIGSPKSTVYELVASLLERRVLEPVGQDGHVYLGRQLYFLGQAHLRHFDLTREADSALQEIVSQTRETAQMCLLNGRKYTVALMKEGERHFRISSNIGENAPIPWTASGRLLLGHLSDEQIVELIDERDFILPDGERLPVATFLKEIRQATQDGFFSFDSVADTFTHCFAAPVRDERGVCICTLCIVAPRADAQNHYADYRRVLIDSANRLARRIND
- a CDS encoding sugar kinase produces the protein MNTSSTGKRIALIGECMIELQHRADGSLQQSFGGDTLNTAVYLARELGEGAHVDYVTALGDDSFSDAMCYSWAEEGIGLGMVQRLPGRLPGLYCIQTDAKGERRFLYWRNEAAVRDCFTTPAAEPILAALPAYAVLYFSGITLAVLGELGRKKLIETLVEARKRGAQIVFDNNYRPRLWASVEQAQAAYREALAYVDLALLTVDDEQALFGYADSQAVLAAYADTPEVVLKRGAEACLIRCGGESFEVPAQRVEQVVDTTAAGDSFSAAYLACRLKGGNPQQAAQAGHRLASRVIQVPGALIPRP
- a CDS encoding RidA family protein, which codes for MSITRYGTGSTAGGGQPRPFARAVEADGWLYVSGQVPALDGEIIHGGIVEQTHQTMRNVVAILEEAGYGLEDVVRVGVWLEDPRDFWSFNKVFGEYFKPEHAPARACVQASMMVDCKVEIDCVAYKKK
- a CDS encoding amino acid deaminase, encoding MSSALINAAVEKGAAQPGVSLVRDVSLPALVLHRAALEHNIRWMQKFVSDSGAELAPHGKTSMTPALFRRQLEAGAWGITLATAVQTRAAYAHGVRRVLMANQLVGTPNMGLIAELLADPTFDFYCMVDHPDNVADLGQFFAARGVRLNVMIEYGVVGGRCGCRSEQEVLALAQAIQAQPALALCGIEGYEGVIHGDHAVSGIREFAGSLVRLAVQLQDDGLFAIDKPIITASGSAWYDLIAESFEAQNAQGRFLSVLRPGSYVAHDHGIYKEAQCCVLDRRSDLHEGLRPALEVWAHVQSLPEPGFAVIALGKRDVAYDAGLPVPLLRYKQGVLPARGDDVSACKVTAVMDQHAFMTVAPGVELRVGDIIAFGTSHPCLTFDKWRTGLLVDEWLDVLESMETCF